A region from the Mycobacterium heidelbergense genome encodes:
- the nusG gene encoding transcription termination/antitermination protein NusG, whose amino-acid sequence MTTFDGDTSAGEAVDVAEPAEEVDPAAALKAELRSKPGDWYVIHSYAGYENKVKANLETRVQNLDVGDYIFQVEVPTEEVTEIKNGQRKQVNRKVLPGYILVRMDLTDDSWAAVRNTPGVTGFVGATSRPSALALDDVVKFLLPRGATKKAAKGAASAATATEAGGLERPTVEVDYEVGESVTVMDGPFATLPATISEVNGEQQKLKVLVSIFGRETPVELTFSQVSKI is encoded by the coding sequence GTGACTACCTTCGACGGTGACACGTCCGCGGGCGAAGCGGTCGACGTAGCGGAGCCGGCCGAGGAGGTCGACCCGGCCGCGGCGCTGAAGGCGGAGCTGCGCAGCAAGCCCGGCGACTGGTACGTCATCCACTCGTACGCCGGATACGAGAACAAGGTGAAGGCGAACCTGGAAACCCGCGTGCAGAACCTGGACGTGGGCGACTACATCTTCCAGGTGGAGGTGCCCACCGAAGAGGTCACCGAGATCAAGAACGGCCAGCGCAAGCAGGTCAACCGCAAGGTGCTGCCCGGCTACATCCTGGTGCGCATGGACCTGACCGACGACTCGTGGGCCGCGGTGCGCAACACCCCCGGGGTCACCGGGTTCGTCGGCGCGACGTCGCGCCCGTCGGCGCTGGCGCTCGACGACGTGGTGAAGTTCCTGCTGCCGCGCGGGGCGACGAAGAAGGCCGCCAAGGGCGCGGCCAGCGCCGCCACCGCCACCGAGGCGGGCGGGCTGGAACGTCCGACCGTCGAGGTCGACTACGAGGTGGGTGAATCGGTGACGGTGATGGACGGGCCGTTCGCCACGTTGCCGGCCACCATCAGCGAGGTCAACGGCGAGCAGCAGAAGCTCAAGGTGCTGGTGTCGATCTTCGGCCGGGAAACCCCCGTCGAACTCACCTTTAGCCAAGTCTCCAAGATCTAA
- the secE gene encoding preprotein translocase subunit SecE, whose translation MSDEGPDIGAANDAARDGGDTEESRGSGGRTAVVTEPVLRPQRPTGKRSRQRVADADDSTSAVDVESPDEAEAAEEGKAKKGRAAKKGRKRGKTAKAAKKPKKAGDRPPNPVVFVYNYLKQVVAEMRKVIWPNRKQMLTYTSVVLAFLAFMVALVGGADFGLAKLVLLVFG comes from the coding sequence GTGAGCGACGAGGGCCCCGATATCGGTGCAGCCAACGACGCCGCACGCGACGGCGGCGACACCGAGGAGAGCCGCGGGAGCGGCGGTCGGACGGCCGTGGTGACAGAGCCCGTGCTGCGGCCGCAGCGGCCCACCGGCAAGAGGTCGCGGCAGCGCGTGGCCGACGCCGACGACTCGACCTCGGCTGTCGACGTGGAGTCACCGGACGAGGCCGAGGCCGCCGAGGAGGGCAAGGCCAAGAAGGGCCGGGCGGCCAAGAAGGGGCGCAAGCGGGGTAAGACCGCTAAGGCGGCCAAGAAGCCGAAGAAAGCCGGGGACCGTCCGCCCAATCCGGTCGTGTTCGTCTACAACTACCTCAAGCAGGTCGTTGCGGAGATGCGGAAGGTGATCTGGCCGAACCGCAAGCAGATGCTCACCTACACCTCGGTGGTGCTGGCCTTTCTGGCCTTCATGGTGGCGCTGGTCGGCGGGGCGGATTTCGGCCTGGCCAAGCTGGTGCTGCTGGTGTTCGGCTGA
- the hadC gene encoding (3R)-hydroxyacyl-ACP dehydratase subunit HadC yields the protein MALKTDIRGMVWRYPDYFVVGREQLRQFAQAIKYEDPACYDEDAAAGLGYGSIVAPMTFVSILAKLVQSDFFRNVDVGMETMQIVQVDQRFVFYKPILAGDKLWARMDIYSVDERFGADIVVTKNICTNDDGEVVIESYTTLMGHQGDESIQLRWDKESGQVVRTS from the coding sequence ATGGCTCTCAAGACCGACATCCGCGGGATGGTCTGGCGGTACCCGGACTACTTCGTCGTGGGCCGCGAACAGCTCCGTCAGTTTGCGCAAGCCATCAAGTACGAGGATCCGGCCTGTTACGACGAGGACGCGGCCGCCGGACTCGGCTATGGCAGCATCGTCGCGCCGATGACGTTCGTGTCGATACTGGCGAAACTTGTCCAGTCCGACTTCTTCCGGAACGTCGACGTCGGCATGGAAACCATGCAAATCGTCCAGGTCGACCAGCGGTTCGTCTTCTACAAGCCGATCTTGGCCGGCGACAAGCTGTGGGCCAGGATGGACATCTACTCGGTGGACGAGCGTTTCGGCGCCGACATCGTCGTCACCAAGAACATCTGCACCAACGACGACGGCGAGGTGGTGATCGAGTCCTACACCACCCTGATGGGCCACCAGGGTGACGAGTCCATCCAGCTCAGATGGGACAAGGAATCCGGACAGGTCGTCAGAACCTCGTAG
- the hadB gene encoding (3R)-hydroxyacyl-ACP dehydratase subunit HadB: protein MPLREFSSVKVGDQLPEKTYPLTRQDLVNYAGVSGDLNPIHWDDEIAKVVGLDTAIAHGMLTMGIGGGYVTAWVGDPGAVTEYNVRFTAVVPVPNDGKGAELVFSGRVKSVDPESKSVTIALTATTGGKKIFGRAIASAKLA from the coding sequence ATGCCACTGCGTGAGTTCAGTTCGGTCAAAGTGGGCGACCAGCTTCCCGAGAAGACCTACCCGCTGACCCGCCAGGATCTGGTGAACTACGCGGGGGTCTCCGGTGACTTGAACCCGATCCACTGGGACGACGAGATCGCCAAGGTCGTCGGGCTCGACACCGCGATCGCCCACGGGATGCTGACCATGGGCATCGGCGGCGGCTACGTCACCGCGTGGGTCGGCGATCCCGGTGCGGTCACCGAGTACAACGTGCGGTTCACCGCCGTGGTGCCGGTGCCCAACGACGGGAAGGGCGCCGAGCTCGTCTTCAGCGGCCGGGTGAAGTCGGTCGATCCGGAGAGCAAGTCGGTGACCATCGCGCTGACGGCCACCACCGGGGGCAAGAAGATCTTCGGGCGGGCCATCGCGTCGGCGAAGCTGGCGTAG
- the hadA gene encoding (3R)-hydroxyacyl-ACP dehydratase subunit HadA codes for MHYRYPDYYEVEREKIREYAVAVQNDDTPFFEEDAAAELGYKGLLAPLTFICVFGYQAQSAFFKYANIAVEDAQIVQVDQVLNFSKPIVAGDRLYCDVYVDSVRQAHGTQIIVTKNIITDEAGDIVQETYTTLAGRVGEDGEEGFSDATA; via the coding sequence ATGCATTACCGGTATCCCGACTACTACGAGGTGGAGCGGGAGAAGATCCGCGAGTACGCCGTTGCCGTGCAAAACGACGACACCCCGTTCTTCGAGGAGGACGCGGCCGCCGAACTCGGCTATAAGGGTCTGCTGGCCCCGCTGACGTTCATCTGCGTGTTCGGCTACCAGGCCCAGTCGGCGTTTTTCAAATACGCCAACATCGCGGTTGAGGACGCGCAGATCGTCCAGGTCGACCAGGTGCTGAATTTCTCGAAGCCGATCGTGGCGGGCGACAGGCTCTACTGCGACGTGTACGTGGATTCGGTGCGTCAGGCGCACGGCACCCAGATCATCGTGACCAAGAACATCATCACCGATGAAGCCGGTGACATCGTGCAGGAGACCTACACGACCCTGGCGGGCCGTGTCGGCGAAGATGGAGAAGAGGGATTTTCTGATGCCACTGCGTGA
- the rpmG gene encoding 50S ribosomal protein L33, protein MASSTDVRPKITLACEVCKHRNYITKKNRRNDPDRMELKKFCPNCGKHQAHRETR, encoded by the coding sequence ATGGCTTCCAGTACCGACGTGCGGCCGAAGATCACCTTGGCATGCGAGGTGTGCAAGCACCGTAACTACATCACCAAGAAGAACCGCCGCAACGATCCCGACCGGATGGAGCTGAAGAAGTTCTGCCCGAATTGTGGCAAGCACCAGGCGCACCGCGAGACACGCTAG
- a CDS encoding type II toxin-antitoxin system VapB family antitoxin → MKKRVEIEIDDDLVQEAIHRFHLADTREAVHLALRALLGEAGSEDQTDGEYDEFSDLSAWQPRGSDSG, encoded by the coding sequence ATGAAGAAGAGGGTCGAGATCGAAATCGACGACGACCTGGTCCAAGAGGCGATACATCGGTTCCATCTGGCCGACACCCGCGAGGCCGTCCATCTCGCGTTGCGGGCCCTGCTCGGCGAGGCCGGCTCCGAGGATCAGACCGACGGCGAGTACGACGAGTTCAGCGACCTCAGCGCGTGGCAACCCCGCGGCAGCGACAGCGGATGA
- a CDS encoding MBL fold metallo-hydrolase yields the protein MSQDRLYFRQLLSGRDFAAGDMFATQMRNFAYLIGDRQTGDCVVVDPAYAAGDLLDTLEADDMRLSGVLVTHHHPDHVGGSMMGFELNGLAELLERAPVPVHVNTHEALWVSRVTGVGLGDLTTHEGHDKVSVGDIEIELLHTPGHTPGSQCFLLEGRLVAGDTLFLDGCGRTDFPGGDSDEMYRSLRRLAALPGDPTVFPGHWYSAEPSASLSEVRRSNYVYRAADLDQWRMLMGG from the coding sequence GTGTCACAGGACCGGCTGTACTTCCGTCAACTGCTCTCCGGTCGCGATTTTGCCGCCGGCGACATGTTCGCGACGCAAATGCGCAACTTTGCCTACCTGATCGGCGATCGTCAGACCGGCGACTGCGTCGTGGTCGACCCGGCGTACGCCGCCGGCGATCTGCTCGACACGCTCGAGGCCGACGACATGCGCCTGTCCGGGGTGCTGGTGACCCATCACCATCCCGACCACGTGGGCGGTTCGATGATGGGGTTTGAGCTGAACGGCCTGGCCGAGCTTCTGGAGCGGGCACCCGTGCCCGTGCACGTGAATACCCATGAGGCCCTTTGGGTTTCGCGGGTCACCGGGGTCGGCCTCGGCGACCTGACCACCCATGAGGGCCACGACAAGGTCAGCGTCGGGGACATCGAAATCGAACTGCTGCACACTCCGGGTCACACGCCCGGCAGCCAGTGCTTCCTGCTGGAGGGCCGCCTGGTCGCCGGGGACACCCTGTTCCTGGACGGCTGCGGGCGCACCGACTTCCCGGGCGGCGACTCCGACGAGATGTACCGCAGCCTGCGGCGGCTCGCCGCGCTTCCCGGTGACCCGACAGTGTTTCCGGGGCACTGGTATTCGGCCGAGCCGAGCGCGTCGCTGTCGGAGGTCAGGCGTTCCAACTACGTGTATCGCGCCGCCGATCTTGATCAGTGGCGAATGTTGATGGGCGGCTGA
- a CDS encoding crotonase/enoyl-CoA hydratase family protein, whose product MSGPVLYSHKDSIAVIRMDDGKVNALGPTMQQTLNEAIDRADGDNVGALVITGNERVFSGGFDLKILTSGEVQPAIDMLRGGFELAYRLLTYPKPVVMACTGHAIAMGAFLLSSGDHRVAAHAYNIQANEVAIGMTIPYAALEIMKLRLTRSAYQQAVGLAKTFFGETALAAGFVDEIVLPEMVVNRAEEAAREFAGLHQHAHAATKLRARADALKAIRAGIDGMEAEFGL is encoded by the coding sequence ATGAGCGGCCCGGTCCTCTACAGCCACAAGGATTCCATCGCGGTCATCCGGATGGACGACGGCAAAGTCAATGCGCTGGGCCCGACGATGCAACAGACCCTCAACGAGGCGATCGACCGGGCCGACGGCGACAACGTCGGCGCGCTGGTGATCACCGGGAACGAGCGGGTGTTCAGCGGCGGGTTCGACCTGAAGATCCTGACCTCCGGCGAGGTGCAGCCCGCGATCGACATGCTCAGGGGCGGCTTCGAGCTGGCGTATCGGCTCTTGACCTATCCCAAGCCGGTGGTGATGGCGTGCACCGGGCATGCCATCGCGATGGGCGCCTTCCTGTTGTCGTCCGGCGACCACCGGGTGGCCGCGCACGCCTACAACATCCAGGCCAACGAGGTTGCGATCGGGATGACCATCCCGTACGCGGCCCTGGAGATCATGAAGCTGCGGCTGACGCGGTCGGCCTACCAGCAGGCCGTCGGGCTGGCCAAGACGTTCTTCGGTGAAACCGCCCTCGCCGCGGGCTTCGTCGACGAGATCGTGTTGCCCGAGATGGTGGTGAACCGCGCCGAGGAGGCCGCGCGCGAATTCGCCGGCCTGCACCAGCACGCCCACGCCGCGACCAAGCTGCGCGCCCGCGCCGACGCGCTGAAGGCCATCCGCGCCGGCATCGACGGGATGGAAGCCGAGTTCGGGCTGTAG
- a CDS encoding patatin-like phospholipase family protein, with translation MAVKAEQPKSVDLVLSGGGVKFIGLVGAIVALMDAGYSIKRVSGVSAGSVVAAILAAGSKEGQLTGAEVKELAFSVPLRKWRDAGPVPYLGAAWGLVRETSMYRGDVAHDWIRGELKNLGVTTFGDLLLDDAYLIGGRHYKLVTTVADLTAAQLVRLPWDYRRLYGLDPDEQPVAEAVRASMAIPFFYRPVKLTGVSGATSTLVDGGVLSNFPIDTFDRPDGKSPRWPTFGITVLPRPTEGIGAVMPALKPLRFFEQTALLESLLTTMLAGHDQTHLNHPWVSTRAIVVESTNVGVLDFDAPAARLEELYDKGYEATQEFLSTWDWPAYLKRFRWAG, from the coding sequence ATGGCGGTCAAGGCGGAACAGCCGAAATCCGTGGATCTCGTGCTCTCCGGCGGTGGCGTCAAGTTCATCGGCCTGGTGGGCGCCATCGTCGCGCTGATGGATGCCGGATATTCGATCAAGAGAGTGTCGGGCGTGTCGGCCGGCTCGGTGGTCGCGGCGATCTTGGCGGCCGGGTCCAAAGAGGGCCAGCTGACCGGCGCGGAGGTCAAGGAACTCGCCTTCTCGGTGCCGCTGCGCAAGTGGCGCGACGCGGGACCCGTCCCCTACCTCGGTGCCGCGTGGGGACTGGTGCGGGAAACGAGCATGTATCGGGGTGACGTCGCCCACGACTGGATTCGGGGCGAGCTGAAGAACCTGGGCGTCACCACCTTCGGTGACCTGCTTCTCGACGACGCCTACCTGATCGGGGGACGGCACTACAAGCTGGTGACCACCGTCGCCGACTTGACCGCGGCCCAGCTGGTGAGACTGCCGTGGGACTACCGGCGGCTCTACGGGCTGGACCCCGATGAGCAGCCGGTCGCCGAGGCGGTCCGCGCTTCGATGGCGATCCCGTTCTTCTACCGCCCGGTCAAGCTGACCGGCGTCAGCGGGGCGACATCCACCCTCGTCGACGGCGGCGTGCTGTCGAATTTTCCGATCGACACCTTCGACCGGCCCGACGGCAAATCACCACGCTGGCCGACGTTCGGGATCACGGTCCTACCGAGGCCGACCGAGGGCATCGGTGCGGTGATGCCCGCGCTGAAACCCCTGCGCTTCTTTGAACAGACGGCATTGTTGGAAAGCCTGCTCACCACCATGCTGGCGGGGCACGACCAGACCCACCTCAACCACCCATGGGTCTCAACCCGTGCGATCGTCGTCGAATCGACCAACGTGGGCGTGCTCGACTTCGATGCCCCGGCGGCGCGCCTGGAGGAGCTCTACGACAAGGGGTATGAGGCGACGCAGGAGTTCCTGTCGACGTGGGACTGGCCGGCCTATCTCAAGCGCTTCCGCTGGGCCGGTTGA
- the cynS gene encoding cyanase, with translation MNRNELTERIVVARLAKGLSWQELADAIDRPVVWTTSALLGQQPIPAELGKVLAAMLGLDESAVPVLAAPPMRGGLPTAVPTDPTVYRFYEALQVYGGAIKELIHEQFGDGIMSAINFSVDLQKKPHPSGDRVVVTFDGKFLPYQWVSAEN, from the coding sequence ATGAACAGAAACGAACTCACCGAGCGGATCGTCGTCGCGCGGCTGGCGAAGGGACTGAGCTGGCAGGAGCTGGCCGACGCCATCGACAGGCCGGTGGTGTGGACCACGTCGGCGCTGCTCGGCCAGCAGCCGATTCCCGCCGAGCTCGGCAAGGTGCTCGCCGCGATGCTCGGCCTCGACGAGTCGGCGGTGCCCGTGCTGGCGGCGCCGCCCATGCGCGGCGGCCTGCCCACCGCCGTGCCGACCGACCCGACCGTCTACCGTTTTTACGAGGCCCTTCAGGTGTACGGCGGCGCCATCAAGGAGCTGATCCACGAGCAGTTCGGCGACGGCATCATGAGCGCCATCAACTTCAGCGTCGACCTGCAGAAAAAGCCGCACCCCTCCGGCGACCGGGTCGTGGTGACCTTCGACGGGAAATTCCTTCCCTACCAATGGGTTTCGGCGGAGAACTAG
- a CDS encoding class I SAM-dependent methyltransferase, whose product MHDHRGDYGIDGSFHTISARGQAIGIGAQAAALAVWAGISWARGKRVTAALAGTSAGMMIATTVWYAYATRSGKFVVWDRILDDLRLQGDETVLDLGCGRGAVLLAAAKRLPRGRAIGVDLWHADQTDNSEQATLANAALENVADRVEVHTADMTALPLPDASVDVIVSSLAIHNIPTSEGRRQALDEAVRVLRPGGRLAIADLWETRQHAEHLRDLGWRNVKRRNLGWRMWYGGPWFSTRLVTATKPA is encoded by the coding sequence GTGCACGATCATCGGGGCGACTACGGAATCGACGGGTCATTCCACACCATCTCGGCGCGCGGCCAGGCGATCGGCATCGGCGCCCAGGCCGCCGCCCTGGCGGTGTGGGCGGGCATCAGCTGGGCACGCGGCAAGCGGGTGACGGCGGCGCTCGCGGGCACGTCGGCCGGGATGATGATCGCGACGACCGTCTGGTACGCCTACGCAACGCGCTCCGGCAAGTTCGTGGTGTGGGACCGCATCCTCGACGACCTTCGGCTGCAGGGCGACGAGACCGTGCTCGACCTCGGATGCGGGCGCGGCGCGGTGCTGCTCGCCGCGGCCAAGCGGTTGCCGCGGGGCCGGGCGATAGGCGTCGATCTGTGGCACGCCGACCAGACCGACAACTCGGAGCAGGCGACGTTGGCCAACGCGGCGTTGGAGAACGTCGCCGACCGCGTCGAGGTGCACACCGCCGACATGACCGCTCTGCCGTTGCCCGACGCGAGCGTCGACGTCATCGTCAGCAGCCTGGCCATCCACAACATCCCGACCAGCGAGGGCCGGCGACAGGCGCTGGACGAGGCCGTCCGCGTGCTGCGGCCGGGTGGTCGCCTCGCCATCGCGGACCTGTGGGAGACCCGTCAGCACGCCGAACATCTGCGCGACCTGGGCTGGCGAAACGTGAAGCGCCGCAACCTCGGATGGCGCATGTGGTACGGCGGCCCCTGGTTCTCCACGCGCCTGGTCACCGCGACGAAGCCGGCGTGA
- the recC gene encoding exodeoxyribonuclease V subunit gamma has protein sequence MALHLHRAERTDLLADGLGALLASPPADPFAEELVLVPARGVERWLSQRLSHVLGSKPGDGDGVCAAVAFRTPGSLIAEISGAADDDPWSPDALVWPLLDVIDRSLDEPWCRTLATHVGHFDTGPEAELRRGRRYSVARRLAGLFASYARQRPRLLADWLDGDPGDLDADLAWQPPLWRALASAVPADPPHVRHHNTVARLREGPSDLPARLSLFGHTRLARTDVELLDALAAHHDLHLWLPHPSDELWRALAGPHGAVARRDDTSRHAAKHPLLETLGRDLRELQRALPATRATDEFIGGATKPDTLLGWLQSDIAANAVGPNGRGLADGDRSVQVHSCHGPARQVDVLREVLLGLLEDDPTLEPRDIVVMCPDIETYAPLIVAGFGLGETAGDGHPAHRLRVRLADRSLTHTNPLLGVAAELLDIADGRATATQLLNLAQAAPVRARFGFTDDDLDEITDWVREANIRWGFDKEHRAPYGLDHIVHNTWRFGLDRILTGVAMSDDSRAWLGTALPLDDVGSDRVELAGRLAEYVDRLRHIAERLSGTRPLTEWLDTLTEGVGLLTESADAWHEAQLHSEFADVVEQAGGRTSTPLRLPDIRTLLSARLAGRPSRANFRTGTLTVCTMVPMRSVPHRVVCLVGLDDGVFPRLSAPDGDDALAREPMTGERDIRSEDRQLLLDAVCAATETLVITYTGADEHTGHERPPAVPLAELLDALDQTTESPVRERILIQHPLQPFDRRNVVPGALVPDKPFTFDPTALTAARAAAGTRRAPRPLITDRLPAPPPDDITLADLLDFFKDPVRGFFRALDYTLPWDVDTVCDAMPVDIDPLQEWTVGDRMLHDMLRGMGDDAAARFEWRRGTLPPDRLGWRKAKEIRDRAGRLAVAAGRHQRGDSTAHDVAVTLGDGRRVTGTVNRVFDNRIVEVTYSRLTPKHKLLTWISLVTLGAASPGPDWTAVYVGRGAKDTIEECCLRAPPDALAVLAGLVTLFDAGRREPLPLPLKTSYAWAERRHKGKDPVGYARSKWESNNFHDGEDREPAHARVWGFKAPFDVLLAAPRPGEEMPGEDTRLGALAARLWPPVLAAEGRPG, from the coding sequence ATGGCCCTCCACCTCCACCGCGCCGAGCGCACCGACCTGCTTGCCGACGGGCTCGGCGCCCTGCTGGCCAGCCCGCCGGCCGACCCGTTCGCCGAGGAGCTGGTGCTGGTGCCCGCGCGGGGGGTGGAGCGCTGGCTGAGCCAGCGGCTCTCGCACGTGCTGGGCAGCAAGCCGGGCGACGGCGACGGGGTCTGTGCGGCGGTGGCCTTCCGCACCCCCGGCTCGCTGATCGCCGAGATTTCCGGGGCGGCCGACGACGATCCGTGGTCGCCGGACGCCCTCGTGTGGCCGCTGCTGGACGTCATCGACCGCTCGTTGGACGAACCCTGGTGCCGCACGCTGGCAACGCATGTGGGCCACTTCGACACGGGTCCCGAGGCCGAATTGCGGCGCGGCCGGCGCTATTCGGTGGCGCGCCGGCTGGCCGGGCTGTTCGCCTCGTATGCCAGGCAGCGGCCGCGGCTGCTGGCCGACTGGCTGGACGGCGACCCGGGCGACCTCGACGCCGACCTGGCCTGGCAGCCGCCGCTCTGGCGCGCGCTGGCGTCCGCCGTCCCCGCCGATCCCCCGCACGTCCGCCACCACAACACGGTTGCCCGGCTGCGTGAGGGCCCGTCCGACCTGCCGGCGCGGCTGTCGCTGTTCGGGCACACCCGGTTGGCGCGCACCGACGTGGAGCTGCTCGACGCGCTGGCCGCCCACCACGATCTGCACCTGTGGCTGCCGCACCCCAGCGACGAGCTGTGGCGGGCGCTCGCCGGCCCGCATGGCGCGGTGGCGCGACGCGACGACACCAGCCGGCACGCGGCCAAACATCCGCTGCTGGAGACCCTGGGCCGCGACCTGCGCGAGCTGCAGCGCGCGCTGCCGGCCACCCGCGCGACCGACGAATTCATCGGCGGCGCAACCAAACCCGACACGCTGCTGGGCTGGCTGCAATCCGATATCGCCGCCAACGCGGTCGGGCCCAACGGCCGCGGGCTCGCCGACGGCGACCGGTCGGTGCAGGTGCACAGCTGTCACGGGCCGGCGCGGCAGGTCGACGTGCTGCGCGAGGTCCTGCTGGGCCTGCTGGAGGACGACCCGACGCTGGAACCCCGCGACATCGTGGTGATGTGCCCCGACATCGAAACCTACGCGCCGCTGATCGTCGCCGGCTTCGGGCTCGGGGAGACCGCCGGCGACGGCCACCCGGCGCACCGGCTGCGGGTCAGGCTCGCCGACCGCTCCCTGACGCACACCAACCCGCTGCTCGGTGTGGCGGCCGAGCTGCTGGACATCGCGGACGGCCGCGCCACCGCCACCCAGCTGCTCAACCTCGCGCAGGCGGCGCCGGTGCGGGCGCGCTTCGGGTTCACCGACGACGACCTCGACGAGATCACCGACTGGGTCCGGGAAGCCAACATCCGGTGGGGATTCGACAAAGAACATCGCGCGCCGTACGGGCTGGACCACATCGTCCACAACACCTGGCGCTTCGGGCTGGACCGCATCCTCACCGGCGTCGCGATGTCCGACGACTCGCGGGCCTGGCTGGGCACCGCGCTGCCGCTCGACGACGTCGGCAGCGACCGGGTGGAGCTGGCCGGCCGCCTGGCCGAATACGTCGACCGGCTGCGCCATATCGCCGAAAGGCTCAGCGGCACAAGGCCGTTGACCGAGTGGCTCGACACCCTGACCGAGGGAGTCGGCCTGCTCACCGAATCGGCGGACGCCTGGCACGAGGCGCAGCTGCACTCCGAATTCGCCGACGTCGTCGAGCAGGCCGGAGGCCGCACCTCGACGCCGCTGCGGCTCCCCGACATACGCACGTTGCTGTCCGCCCGCCTGGCGGGCCGCCCGAGCCGGGCCAATTTCCGCACCGGCACGCTGACCGTGTGCACGATGGTGCCGATGCGTTCGGTGCCGCACCGGGTGGTGTGCCTGGTCGGTCTGGACGACGGGGTGTTCCCGCGCCTCAGCGCCCCCGACGGCGACGACGCGCTGGCCCGAGAGCCGATGACCGGTGAGCGCGACATCCGTTCCGAGGACCGGCAATTGCTGCTCGACGCCGTCTGCGCGGCCACCGAGACGCTGGTGATCACCTATACCGGCGCGGACGAGCACACCGGTCACGAGCGTCCGCCCGCGGTGCCGCTCGCGGAGCTGCTCGACGCGCTGGATCAGACCACGGAATCGCCGGTGCGCGAACGGATCCTGATCCAGCACCCGCTGCAGCCGTTCGACCGCCGCAACGTCGTGCCCGGCGCGCTGGTGCCCGACAAGCCGTTCACGTTCGACCCCACCGCGCTGACCGCGGCCCGGGCCGCCGCCGGCACACGCCGCGCGCCTCGGCCCTTGATCACCGACCGGCTGCCCGCGCCGCCTCCCGATGACATCACCCTGGCCGACCTGCTCGACTTCTTCAAGGACCCGGTCAGGGGCTTCTTCCGGGCGCTGGACTACACCCTGCCGTGGGACGTCGACACGGTCTGCGACGCGATGCCCGTCGACATCGACCCCCTGCAGGAGTGGACCGTCGGCGACCGCATGCTGCACGACATGCTGCGCGGCATGGGCGATGACGCGGCGGCCCGGTTCGAGTGGCGGCGCGGCACACTGCCGCCGGACCGGCTGGGCTGGCGCAAGGCAAAGGAGATCCGCGACAGGGCGGGGCGATTGGCGGTCGCCGCCGGACGCCACCAACGAGGGGACTCCACGGCTCACGATGTCGCTGTCACCCTGGGTGACGGCCGCCGCGTCACCGGCACGGTCAATCGGGTGTTCGACAACCGCATCGTTGAGGTCACCTACTCGAGGCTTACGCCCAAACACAAACTGCTGACCTGGATTTCGCTGGTCACGCTCGGCGCCGCCAGCCCGGGCCCCGACTGGACGGCCGTCTACGTGGGGCGCGGCGCCAAGGACACCATCGAGGAGTGCTGCCTGCGCGCGCCGCCCGATGCGCTGGCCGTCCTCGCCGGCCTGGTGACGCTGTTCGACGCCGGCCGACGGGAGCCGTTGCCGTTGCCGCTGAAGACGTCCTACGCGTGGGCCGAAAGGCGCCACAAGGGCAAGGACCCGGTGGGATACGCGCGCAGCAAGTGGGAGAGCAACAACTTTCACGACGGCGAAGACCGCGAGCCCGCGCACGCCAGGGTGTGGGGATTCAAGGCGCCATTCGACGTGCTGCTGGCCGCGCCCCGCCCCGGTGAAGAAATGCCCGGCGAAGATACTCGGCTGGGCGCGCTGGCGGCCCGGCTGTGGCCGCCGGTGCTGGCCGCCGAGGGAAGGCCCGGCTGA